The Podospora pseudocomata strain CBS 415.72m chromosome 3, whole genome shotgun sequence genome window below encodes:
- the TMA46 gene encoding Translation machinery-associated protein 46 (EggNog:ENOG503NUR0; BUSCO:EOG09264DJ8; COG:S), whose product MPPKKDQKGGGKKVDAKKIVEDKTFGMKNKKGSAAQKTIAHLQSSMRSAGSAEQKKKEAEKAAREREKKAAEDAKREAELLLNKPAQIQKVPFGVDPKTVLCIFFKKGNCEKGKKCKFSHDLEVERKVEKKNLYTDTREDEDKKKQETSADWDEEKLRSVVLSKKGNQRTTTDKVCKFFISAIEDGKYGWFWVCPNGGDKCMYKHALPPGFVLKTKEQRAAEKALLDKSPLKTLTIEEFLESERHKLTGTLTPVTPETFAKWKKERLDKKAAEEALRKAKEATGRALFESGNWRTMDDDDEPEEDDAAWNLEKLRQETEALRIKKEEERLAQLHGIPLPATEATAEAGPSEPGT is encoded by the exons ATGCCTCCGAAGAAGGATCAGAAGGGCGgcgggaagaaggtggaCGCCAAGAAGATTGTCGAGGACAAGACCTTTGGcatgaagaacaagaagggtTCTGCCGCTCAGAAGACGATTGCCCATCTCCAGTCATCCATGAGATCAGCTGGTAGTGctgagcagaagaagaaggaggccgagaaggctgCCCGTGAGcgtgagaagaaggccgccgaGGACGCGAAGAGGGAGGCCGAGCTGCTCCTCAATAAGCCAGCCCAGATTCAAAAGGTTCCTTTTGGTGTCGATCCCAAGACGGTGCTGTGCATTTTCTTCAAGAAGGGCAACTGTGAAAAGGGCAAGAAGTGCAAGTTCTCGCACGACCTAGAGGTGGAACGAAAGGTGGAAAAGAAGAATCTATACACCGATACTAGagaagacgaggacaagaagaagcaggaaacATCGGCCGACTGGGACGAAGAGAAGCTTCGTTCCGTCGTTTTGTCAAAGAAGGGCAACCagcgcaccaccaccgacaagGTGTGCAAGTTCTTCATTTCAGCCATCGAGGACGGCAAGTACGGTTGGTTCTGGGTCTGCCCGAACGGCGGTGACAAGTGCATGTACAAGCATGCCCTTCCACCTGG ATTCGTCCTTAAGACCAAGGAGCAGCGTGCGGCGGAGAAGGCTTTGCTCGATAAGTCGCCACTCAAAACGCTCACCATCGAAGAGTTCCTCGAGTCCGAAAGACACAAGCTCACCGGCACCCTCACACCTGTCACCCCCGAGACGTTCGccaagtggaagaaggagcgcttggacaagaaggcggccgaggaggctctCAGGAAGGCCAAGGAAGCCACTGGTCGTGCGCTGTTCGAAAGTGGCAACTGGCGGACaatggacgacgacgacgagccagaagaagacgatgCTGCATGGAACTTGGAGAAGCTCCGCCAGGAGACGGAGGCACTCAGgatcaagaaggaagaggaacgGTTGGCTCAGCTCCACGGCATCCCCTTGCCGGCAACAGAGGCGACTGCGGAGGCTGGGCCATCAGAGCCTGGCACTTGA
- a CDS encoding hypothetical protein (COG:Q; EggNog:ENOG503NTW1) has product MSKFYTIIAGVGAGTGRSLALRFAKSYPVILLARTPQSYNPIVTEITSLGGQALGIPTDTSDATSLASAFQTIKDHHKDAHLAAAIYNVGAGFAVKPFLSLTPTDLSASLSSNAVGLFNFAQQTLPLLLSSVSASPPHPPSLIVTGATASVRGSPKFATFAAGKFAARALTQSLAREFGPQGVHVAHVIVDGVIDIPRTKQWEANGGVEDGKINSDAIAESYWHLHTQHRSAFTQELDLRPYVEKF; this is encoded by the exons ATGTCCAAATTCTACACCATCATCGCTGGCGTAGGCGCAGGAACAGGCCGCTCACTAGCCCTCCGCTTCGCCAAATCCTaccccgtcatcctcctAGCCCGCACCCCCCAATCCTACAACCCCATCGTCACCGaaatcacctccctcggcggACAAGCCCTCGGCATCCCCACCGACACCTCCGACGCCACCTCCCTAGCCTCCGCTTTCCAAACAATCAAAGACCACCACAAAGACGCCCACCTCGCCGCGGCAATCTACAACGTCGGCGCCGGCTTCGCAGTCAaacccttcctctccctcacccccaccgacctctccgcctccctctcctccaacgcgGTCGGCCTCTTCAACTTTGCGCAGCAGaccctcccccttttgctctcctccgtctctgcctcccctcctcaccccccttctctcaTCGTGACCGGAGCTACCGCTTCTGTGAGGGGTTCCCCTAAGTTCGCTACCTTTGCGGCAGGGAAGTTTGCTGCTAGGGCGTTGACCCAAAGCTTGGCGAGAGAGTTTGGTCCTCAGGGGGTGCACGTGGCGCATGTTATCGTTGACGGGGTGATTGACATCCCTCGTACCAAACAGTGGGAGGCGAACGGGGgcgtggaggatgggaagatCAATAGTGATGCT ATTGCGGAGAGTTACTGGCATTTGCACACGCAGCATAGGTCTGCGTTTACGCAAGAGTTGGATTTGAGGCCGTATGTGGAGAAGTTTTAA
- the YRA1_2 gene encoding RNA-binding RNA annealing protein (COG:A; EggNog:ENOG503NXQF) — protein MGKLDQSLDEILSSQRKNSQGRRRSQRRSVGAKPAAAPAGGIQKTTKPARTASKPASGKGAGLTGESKIMVSNLPKDVSEAQIKVCYYQ, from the exons ATGGGCAAACTCGATCAGTCTCTGGATGAGATCCTCTCCAGCCAGCGCAAGAATAGCCAGGGCCGTCGCCGCTCCCAGCGTCGCTCTGTTGGCGCCAAGCCTGCCGCTGCCCCCGCCGGTGGCATCCAGAAAACCACCAAGCCTGCCCGGACTGCATCCAAGCCTGCTTCCGGCAAAGGTGCCGGTTTGACCGGTGAGAGCAAGATCATGGTCAGCAACCTG CCCAAGGATGTTTCCGAAGCGCAGATCAAGGTATGTTACTACCAGTGA
- a CDS encoding hypothetical protein (COG:S; EggNog:ENOG503P6Z3; BUSCO:EOG09265RGI), protein MDIPRPTSALHPGSPPELTPTEQEVLEEYERLADNMKKLASLLDTLASNPTVEILDGLRELERKTSLVFTLLKASVYSIVLQQEMGWGGGGDQQQQQHQEGDHYDDDDDDDDK, encoded by the exons ATGGACATCCCCCGCcccacctccgccctccACCCCGGCTCCCCCCCAGAACTCACCCCAACAGAGCAAGAAGTCCTCGAGGAATATGAGCGGTTGGCAGATAACATGAAAAAG ctcgcctccctcctcgacaccctagcctccaaccccacagtcgaaatcctcgacggcctcCGCGAGCTCGAGCGCAAGACCTCGTTGGTGTTCACCCTCCTAAAAGCAAGTGTCTACAGCATTGTTCTGCAGCAGGAGATGGGctggggcggtgggggtgatcaacaacaacaacaacatcaggaGGGGGATCactatgatgatgatgatgatgatgatgataagtGA
- the wos2 gene encoding p23 chaperone protein wos2 (COG:O; EggNog:ENOG503P2NF; BUSCO:EOG09265BE5): MASTVTPEVLWAQRSSNADPEKNFIYLTINVPDVPASNIKLDVKPTGLTFTGHSDTLKKTYHVELEFYAEIDPTASKINHTARDVEMKLRKKELTEEYWPRLLKESKKMHFLKTDFDKWVDEDEQNEAEEEDFSQFGGMGGAGGDFGGIDFSKLGAGAGMPEGDDEEESDDDMPPLEGEEEEAAKKDAPKTDDGKEVA, translated from the exons ATGGCCAGCACCGTAACACCTGAGG TCCTCTGGGCGCAGCGCTCCTCCAATGCCGACCCCGAGAAGAACTTTAtctacctcaccatcaacgtCCCCGATGTGCCAGCGTCCAATATCAAGCTGGACGTGAAGCCCACCGGTCTCACATTCACCGGTCACTCCGACACCCTCAAGAAGACCTACCATGTCGAGCTCGAGTTCTACGCCGAGATCGACCCTACCGCGAGCAAGATCAACCACACGGCTCGCGACGTTGAGATGAAGCTGCGCAAGAAGGAGCTGACCGAGGAGTACTGGCCTCGCCTGCTCAAGGAGTCTAAAAAGATGCACTTCCTCAAGACCGACTTCGACAagtgggttgatgaggacgagcagaacgaggctgaggaggaggacttcTCGCAATTTGGTGGCATGG GTGGCGCTGGCGGTGACTTCGGTGGCATCGATTTCTCCAAGCTCGGTGCTGGGGCTGGTATGCCCGAgggcgatgacgaggaggaatcgGACGACGACATGCCTCCtctcgagggtgaggaggaggaggccgccaagaaggacgCCCCCAAGACGGACGACGGCAAGGAGGTTGCTTAA
- the YRA1_1 gene encoding RNA-binding RNA annealing protein (COG:A; EggNog:ENOG503NXQF): MALQGRWSLGLETTVGQVKKVEISYGPGGVSRGLAHVTFHHADGASKAFSTLNGLLIDNRPVKVEVIVASADLIPQPKTLAQRIAQPKAQPKSAATVKHGANGAKGAPAAGKAGAKKAPRKGRNNRPAKKTAEELDSEMADYFDSGAAEPAAANAAAAPAAGGDAAMEEDVL; this comes from the exons ATGGCTCTTCAAGGACGCTGGTCTTTGGGACTTGAGACTA CTGTTGGTCAGGTCAAGAAGGTCGAGATCTCTTACGGCCCCGGGGGTGTCAGCCGTGGTCTCGCCCACGTCACTTTCCACCACGCCGATGGAGCCAGCAAAGCTTTCTCCACTCTCAATGGTCTTCTCATTGACAATCGCCCGGTCAAG GTCGAGGTGATCGTTGCTTCTGCCGATCTCATTCCCCAGCCAAAGACTCTGGCTCAGCGTATTGCGCAGCCCAAGGCTCAACCCAAGTCTGCCGCCACTGTCAAGCATGGTGCCAATGGCGCCAAGGGTGCTCCCGCTGCTGGCAAGGCTGGCGCCAAGAAGGCTCCTCGCAAGGGCCGCAACAACCGCCCAGCCAAGAAGACTGCCGAGGAGCTTGACTCTGAGATGGCTGACTACTTTGACAGCGGTGCCGCTGagcctgccgccgccaacgctgccgctgccccagctgccggtggtgatgctgcgatggaggaggacgttCTTTAA
- the MRPS5 gene encoding 28S ribosomal protein S5, mitochondrial (BUSCO:EOG092634G9; EggNog:ENOG503NTWH; COG:J), translating to MSVAARPAARRLASSVGFLSTTAPTTTTSTTSSSSSRTPPQSRPFSSTPAPQARKHRFRSITAHEMGLIKKNPAAVPDEEIEKLRAKSRFRPLTSRDLGVPEKRDPLASQESLDEFTAETFTKYTPAEKAELARMYTPEQIAALEAGEATINPRDLTIQGRLRTDIYRMPYIDDFAEHQPIIDKRPPASRSRKISPPDPNARFMNTDEFVSDLIQWADKFRVGEPTGTLRRLEDFVPEEWKKVKEGQWPGEVRDDAHKEFKKYLQEEINKAAKQQENGGVVSGGPTDADVLSYIIERSVMTDKNIQTQSSLALALPDKVPGVAGLYKAAVDPADEGLDETGIYQDLKRRSGMSVQEILALQCKTLVVNYVSNQTRMGKIQSTVTIVVAGNGDGWVGLGYAKSQEPMVAATKARLDAISKMRPVRRYENRTIFGNVEAKVSGTVVKLFARPPGFGLRVQHRIFEICRAAGIYDLSARVPRSRNPMNTVKATFEALFNQKDPEEIAMGRGRKLVDVRKVYYGGATQ from the exons ATGAGTGTGGCAGCTCGCCCAGCAGCCAGGAGGCTCGCCTCCTCGGTTGGCTTCCTCTCGACGACAGccccgacgacaaccacttccacaacctcgtcctcgtcctctcgaacaccaccacaatcccgccccttctcctccacccccgccccccaagCCCGCAAGCACCGCTTCCGCAGCATCACCGCCCACGAAATGGGCCTCATCAAAAAGaaccccgccgccgtcccAGACGAGGAAATAGAAAAGCTCCGCGCCAAGTCCCGATTCCGccccctcacctcccgcGACCTGGGCGTGCCCGAAAAACGCGACCCCCTGGCCTCCCAGGAGAGCCTCGACGAGTTCACGGCGGAAACCTTCACAAAGTACACCCCCGCCGAAAAAGCCGAGCTCGCCAGGATGTACACCCCCGAGCAAatcgccgccctcgaggcCGGCGAAGCGACCATCAACCCCAGGGATCTCACCATTCAGGGGAGGCTGAGAACCGACATCTACCGTATGCCGTATATTGACGACTTTGCCGAGCACCAGCCCATTATCGACAAGcgcccccccgcctcccgcAGCAGGAAGATCTCCCCCCCCGACCCGAACGCGAGGTTCATGAACACGGATGAGTTTGTTAGTGATTTGATCCAGTGGGCGGACAAGTTTCGTGTTGGGGAGCCAACGGGGACGTTGAGGAGACTGGAGGACTTTGTTCCGGAGGAGTGGAAAAAGGTCAAGGAGGGACAGTGgcctggggaggtgagggatgaTGCTCACAAGGAGTTTAAAAAGTATctgcaggaggagatcaacaagGCGGccaagcagcaggagaatgggggggttgtgagcGGCGGGCCGACGGATGCTGATGTGCTGAGTTATATCATTGAGCGGTCGGTCATGACGGACAAGAATATTCAGACTCAAAGCTCGCTCGCGCTGGCGTTGCCGGATAAGGTGCCTGGTGTGGCGGGGTTGTACAAGGCGGCGGTTGACCCGGCggatgaggggttggacGAGACGGGTATCTACCAGgatttgaagaggaggagcgggaTGAGCGTGCAGGAGATTCTGGCGCTGCAGTGCAAgacgttggtggtgaattATGTGAGCAACCAGACGAGGATGGGCAAGATTCAGAGCACGGTCACGATTGTGGTTGCGGGCAACGGGGACGGGtgggtggggttggggtatGCGAAGAGCCAGGAGCCGATGGTGGCGGCCAcgaaggcgaggttggacGCCATCAGCAAGAtgaggccggtgaggaggtatGAGAATAGGACGATTTTTGGGAACGTGGAGGCCAAGGTTtcggggacggtggtgaagTTGTTTGCTAGGCCGCCTG ggTTCGGTCTGAGAGTCCAGCACCGCATTTTCGAAATCTGCCGCGCGGCGGGTATTTATGATCTGTCGGCTCGCGTCCCCCGGTCTCGCAACCCGATGAACACGGTCAAGGCCACGTTTGAGGCGCTGTTTAACCAAAAGGACCCCGAGGAGATCGCCatgggacgggggaggaagctggtggaTGTGAGAAAGGTGTATTATGGCGGTGCTACTCAGTAA
- the VPS24 gene encoding Vacuolar protein-sorting-associated protein 24 (COG:U; BUSCO:EOG0926510L; EggNog:ENOG503P12C): protein METFRSLFTKPDPQAQVRKCNALLRQNIRRIDRDILNARAIETKTKNLILAADKRAQRLGPNHQQTKQAQREIRDFARELVKRRKETNRLHTFKAQLTSVQMQVNEAFALRKIEGSIKASVGIMKDVNTLIRLPELAGTMQELSVELMKAGIIEEMVGDALPETEVYEEEEEEAEEEVEKVLGEILKDRMDKTGALPSAPLPQKQKQQQQQVEEDEEEDTEAMMDQMRNRLEALRS, encoded by the exons atggAAACCTTCcgctccctcttcaccaaacCCGACCCTCAAGCACAG gTGCGCAAATGCAacgccctcctccgtcaAAACATCCGCCGCATCGACCGCGACATCCTCAACGCCCGCGCAATcgaaaccaaaaccaaaaacctcatcctcgcAGCCGACAAACGCGCCCAACGCCTCGGCCCAAACCACCAGCAAACCAAGCAAGCCCAGCGCGAAATCCGCGACTTCGCCCGCGAGCTCGTCAAGCGCCGCAAGGAGACCAACCGTCTCCACACCTTCAAAGCCCAGCTCACATCCGTCCAAATGCAAGTCAATGAAGCATTCGCCCTCCGCAAGATAGAAGGGAGCATCAAAGCCAGCGTCGGCATCATGAAGGACGTCAACACCTTGATTCGCCTGCCCGAGCTGGCGGGGACGATGCAGGAGTTGAGTGTGGAGTTGATGAAGGCGGGGATTATAGAGGAGATGGTCGGGGATGCACTGCCCGAGACGGAGGTgtatgaagaagaggaggaggaggctgaggaggaggtggagaaggtgttgggtgaGATCTTGAAGGATAGGATGGACAAGACGGGTGCGCTGCCTAGTGCGCCGCTGCCGCAGAAgcaaaagcagcagcagcaacaggtggaggaggacgaggaggaggatacaGAGGCCATGATGGACCAGATGAGGAATCggttggaggcgttgaggagTTGA
- a CDS encoding hypothetical protein (EggNog:ENOG503P8QR; COG:S), which yields MITDSELYSLAIFLGSAAMVLIIIYHFFEVNAKDQPPVNAKGSASKLK from the coding sequence ATGATTACCGACAGCGAGCTTTACAGCCTTGCCATCTTCCTTGGCTCGGCAGCCATGGTTCTGATTATCATCTACCATTTCTTCGAGGTCAATGCCAAAGATCAGCCGCCAGTAAACGCAAAGGGTTCAGCCAGCAAACTGAAATGA
- a CDS encoding hypothetical protein (COG:S; EggNog:ENOG503P41V): protein MLLALYFHLYGNPNPEAMQHFLVMPWNPEWEAEGAAGNSASGSVSADQGYEHANGEGREEGDDDDGEEETNGRRNNHQPRQNGRTGHVEDSQDEQEEEEEEWEGDQMDVDDELPEEHQLLDLTPQRDSDTTPIPKQRVFGLAVPKSERFQVVLHSSPKKVAYTVITQEELSADELVTADVLPSLRPHGFYGTGQQTLKSSKVNEIERSASNTSEPTDDTAQSRKQRGRPKGWRPRQAYSTSTPGSTTSNKVKKSVGRPLGSGKAGRPSGKLKPDGESRGRPGRKPAQTARDQYKKLNPKFPVFICEWEGCPAQLHNLETLRKHIFIVHGQPEVPPAPSSSSSAVAGPDEKHSDDGLIVCKWAKCISSPTPRFQDDFRTHVEEVHLVPFAWHCGDGPQNTSVSPKPEVMLPALPKYLFDEEGRQVTPSVADQQLETDEDKRRRVSKIAALTEKANENAPDEPEYDEKQMELIIAFMEKRNLRQRELKKYAEWVTGEGVILPVEEKEERDKWRGRLR, encoded by the exons ATGTTGCTTGCTCTCTATTTTCACTTATACggcaaccctaacccggaAGCCATG CAACATTTTCTGGTCATGCCTTGGAATCCGGAATGGGAGGCGGAAGGAGCTGCCGGTAATTCAGCATCAGGCAGTGTTTCGGCCGACCAGGGTTATGAGCATGCAAATggcgaggggagggaggagggtgatgatgatgatggagaggaggaaaccAACGGCCGTCGCAATAATCACCAACCACGACAAAATGGGCGCACGGGTCATGTGGAAGATTCTCAGGacgaacaagaagaagaggaagaggagtgggagggggatcAAATGGACGTCGACGATGAACTACCTGAAGAACACCAACTATTGGACCTCACACCACAACGAGATTCCGACACCACCCCAATACCAAAGCAAAGAGTGTTTGGACTAGCAGTACCGAAATCCGAGCGATTTCAAGTTGTTCTTCACTCTAGTCCCAAGAAAGTGGCCTACACAGTGATAACACAGGAGGAGCTGTCCGCAGACGAACTCGTCACCGCAGATGTTCTCCCTAGTTTGAGACCTCATGGTTTTTACGGGACCGGTCAGCAAACACTCAAATCATCAAAAGTTAATGAGATTGAGCGTTCGGCCTCAAATACCTCGGAGCCGACAGACGACACAGCGCAATCTAGGAAGCAGCGCGGCAGGCCAAAAGGCTGGAGGCCAAGACAAGCATACTCGACATCAACGCCAGGATCAACAACGTCTAATAAGGTCAAGAAATCCGTTGGGCGACCATTAGGATCAGGGAAAGCTGGCAGGCCATCAGGGAAGCTCAAGCCTGACGGGGAGTCTCGAGGGAGACCAGGGCGGAAGCCAGCCCAGACCGCACGGGACCAGTACAAGAAACTCAATCCGAAATTTCCCGTCTTTATATGTGAATGGGAGGGCTGCCCAGCCCAGCTTCACAATCTGGAAACTCTTCGCAAGCATATTTTCATTGTTCACGGCCAGCCAGAGGTTCCACCGGcgccttcatcctcttcatcagcAGTAGCAGGACCAGACGAAAAGCACAGCGACGACGGCCTGATAGTCTGCAAATGGGCGAAATGCATTTCTTCGCCAACCCCCCGATTTCAAGATGATTTTCGCACCCACGTCGAAGAAGTCCATCTTGTACCGTTTGCCTGGCACTGCGGTGACGGACCGCAGAACACCTCTGTCAGCCCCAAGCCTGAAGTCATGCTGCCGGCACTACCGAAATATTTATTCGATGAGGAAGGTCGACAAGTTACACCCTCAGTAGCGGATCAACAGCTCGAGACAGATGAGgacaagaggagaagggtttCAAAAATAGCGGCCCTGACTGAGAAGGCTAATGAGAACGCGCCAGACGAGCCGGAGTATGATGAGAAGCAGATGGAGCTTATTATCGCCTTTATGGAGAAGAGGAACTTGAGGCAAAGGGAACTGAAGAAGTATGCGGAGTGGGtgacgggggagggtgttATCTTGCccgtggaggagaaggaggagagggataaGTGGAGGGGGCGGCTGAGATGA